A window from Pseudomonas kribbensis encodes these proteins:
- a CDS encoding SulP family inorganic anion transporter, translating to MKPIRLRADVLAGLTTSFALLPECIAFALVAHLNPLMGLYGAFIICTLTALFGGRPGMVSGAAGSMAVVIVALVVQHGVQYLLATVLLGGLIMMAFGLLRLGKLVRMVPHPVMLGFVNGLAIIIALAQLEHFKSGEKWLSGTPLYLMAGLVLLTMAIVYILPRLTRAVPPALVAILGVGALVYLLVLPTRTLGDMAHIAGGLPTFALPDIPYNLETLRIIAPYAILMALVGLLETLLTLNLTDEITETRGYPDRECVALGAANMVSGAFGGMGGCAMIGQTVINLSSGGRGRLSGVVAGVLILLFILFLSPLIERIPLAALVGVMFVVSQQTFAWASLRVLNKVPLNDVLVIIAVTTITVFTDLATAVLCGIIIAALNFAWQQARELYADEHLEADGSKLYRLHGTLFFASTTPFLNQFDPANDPQRVTLDCRHLSFVDYSAIAALKTLRERYAKAGKQLQVFHLSERCKKLLKRAGVDHD from the coding sequence ATGAAACCGATTCGTCTGCGCGCCGATGTCCTGGCCGGACTCACTACCTCGTTCGCCCTGTTGCCCGAATGCATTGCGTTCGCGCTTGTGGCCCACCTCAATCCGCTGATGGGCCTGTACGGCGCCTTCATCATTTGCACGCTGACCGCGTTGTTCGGCGGCCGGCCGGGCATGGTCTCCGGGGCGGCCGGTTCGATGGCGGTGGTGATCGTCGCGCTGGTGGTGCAACACGGCGTGCAGTACCTGCTGGCGACGGTGTTGCTCGGTGGCCTGATCATGATGGCGTTCGGGCTGTTGCGCCTGGGCAAACTGGTGCGCATGGTGCCGCACCCGGTGATGCTCGGGTTTGTCAACGGTCTGGCGATCATCATTGCGCTGGCGCAACTGGAGCATTTCAAGAGCGGCGAGAAATGGCTCAGCGGCACGCCGTTGTACTTGATGGCCGGGCTGGTGTTGTTGACGATGGCCATCGTCTACATCCTGCCGCGCCTGACCCGCGCCGTGCCGCCGGCACTGGTGGCGATCCTCGGCGTCGGGGCGCTGGTCTATCTGCTGGTCCTGCCGACCCGCACCCTCGGCGACATGGCGCACATTGCCGGCGGTCTGCCGACGTTCGCGCTGCCGGACATCCCGTACAACCTCGAAACCCTGCGCATCATCGCGCCCTACGCGATCCTGATGGCGCTGGTCGGCCTGCTGGAGACCCTGCTGACCCTCAACCTCACCGATGAAATCACCGAAACCCGTGGCTACCCGGATCGCGAATGCGTGGCGCTGGGTGCGGCGAACATGGTCTCCGGCGCGTTCGGCGGCATGGGCGGTTGCGCAATGATCGGCCAGACCGTGATCAACCTCAGCTCCGGTGGACGCGGGCGATTGTCCGGCGTGGTGGCGGGCGTGCTGATTCTGTTGTTCATTCTGTTTCTGTCGCCGCTGATCGAGCGGATTCCGCTGGCGGCGCTGGTGGGCGTGATGTTCGTGGTGTCGCAGCAGACGTTTGCCTGGGCCTCGTTGCGGGTGCTGAACAAAGTGCCGCTCAACGATGTGCTGGTGATCATCGCGGTCACCACCATCACGGTGTTCACCGATCTGGCTACGGCGGTGCTGTGCGGGATCATCATTGCCGCGCTGAATTTCGCCTGGCAGCAGGCGCGTGAACTGTACGCCGATGAACATCTGGAAGCCGACGGCAGCAAACTCTATCGACTGCACGGCACGCTGTTCTTCGCCTCGACCACGCCGTTCCTCAATCAGTTCGACCCGGCCAACGATCCACAGCGGGTGACGCTGGACTGCCGGCATCTGAGCTTTGTCGACTACTCGGCCATCGCCGCGCTGAAAACCCTGCGCGAACGCTACGCCAAGGCCGGCAAGCAGTTGCAGGTGTTTCACCTGTCCGAGCGCTGCAAGAAACTGCTGAAACGCGCCGGGGTCGATCACGACTGA
- a CDS encoding DUF7693 family protein: MSSLSAREVCQRLRDAALGVCLLRVTDPRPGQVSVDIEGWNLQLDFDGQHLHHCCECRCPQGRRWTLDSRQRFGTDPVSLLSTWELARIEALLRQAD; the protein is encoded by the coding sequence ATGTCATCTCTATCCGCCCGCGAAGTCTGCCAGCGCTTGCGCGATGCCGCGTTGGGTGTTTGCCTCTTGCGGGTGACGGACCCGCGACCCGGTCAGGTTTCAGTCGACATCGAGGGCTGGAACCTGCAACTCGACTTCGACGGCCAACACCTGCACCACTGTTGCGAATGTCGTTGTCCGCAAGGTCGTCGCTGGACACTCGACTCCCGACAACGCTTTGGCACCGATCCGGTAAGCCTGCTGAGTACCTGGGAACTGGCACGGATCGAAGCATTGTTGCGCCAGGCCGATTGA
- a CDS encoding GNAT family N-acetyltransferase produces the protein MSLQAIRASAEHLDAVAELFDGYRGFYGQPSNLEQSRAFIAERMAGNESAIFLVQDQSGEALGFVQLYPTFSSIDAHRTWLLSDLFTTPAARGRGVGRLLMNTARDFAVETGAKGLVLETATDNFTAQGLYESLGWVRDTGYYTYNLDLRQG, from the coding sequence ATGAGTCTTCAGGCAATACGCGCCAGCGCGGAACATCTGGATGCCGTGGCCGAACTGTTCGACGGTTATCGCGGCTTCTATGGCCAGCCATCGAACCTTGAGCAATCGCGGGCCTTTATTGCCGAGCGCATGGCGGGCAATGAATCTGCGATTTTTCTGGTTCAGGATCAAAGCGGCGAAGCGCTGGGGTTCGTCCAGTTGTACCCGACGTTTTCTTCGATAGACGCCCACCGCACCTGGCTGCTCAGCGACCTGTTCACCACACCGGCCGCTCGAGGCCGTGGCGTCGGGCGATTGCTGATGAACACCGCCCGCGACTTCGCCGTGGAAACCGGTGCCAAGGGCCTGGTGCTGGAAACCGCCACTGACAACTTCACGGCTCAGGGCTTGTACGAATCCCTTGGCTGGGTGCGTGACACAGGCTATTACACCTACAACCTGGATCTGCGACAGGGCTGA
- a CDS encoding TetR/AcrR family transcriptional regulator: protein MSSIRERNQQQILKAASEEFAANGFDATQTRDIAARAGVPKANLYYYFQSKENLYGKVLLGFVEPLLEASAVLRESDDPLIGLRAYVAARIRIAREHPAIAKVFSGELLLGGRQLPDECRDLLHAEARRNVECLRSWIERGLLAPVDPEHLMLFIWSATRTYTNIGWQIGRITGQEVPQDEDYERAADTITRLVLGGVVSEPVSDVRRLMFAT from the coding sequence ATGAGCAGCATCCGCGAACGCAACCAGCAACAGATTCTCAAGGCCGCCAGCGAAGAGTTCGCCGCCAACGGCTTCGACGCGACCCAGACCCGCGACATCGCGGCCCGCGCCGGGGTGCCCAAGGCCAATCTCTATTACTACTTCCAGAGCAAGGAAAACCTCTACGGCAAAGTGCTGCTCGGCTTCGTCGAACCGCTGCTGGAAGCCTCGGCGGTGCTGCGCGAAAGTGATGACCCGCTGATCGGCCTGCGCGCCTACGTCGCGGCCCGCATCCGCATCGCCCGCGAGCATCCGGCGATTGCCAAGGTGTTCAGTGGTGAATTGCTGCTGGGCGGTCGCCAACTACCCGATGAATGCCGCGACCTGCTGCACGCCGAAGCCCGGCGCAATGTCGAGTGCCTGCGCAGCTGGATCGAGCGCGGCTTGCTGGCGCCGGTGGATCCCGAGCATTTGATGTTGTTCATCTGGTCGGCGACGCGCACCTACACCAATATCGGCTGGCAGATAGGGCGCATCACCGGGCAGGAAGTGCCGCAGGATGAGGATTATGAAAGGGCGGCGGATACCATTACGCGGCTGGTACTGGGCGGTGTGGTGTCCGAGCCGGTGAGTGATGTGCGCAGGTTGATGTTTGCGACTTGA
- a CDS encoding lysozyme inhibitor LprI family protein, with protein sequence MLAFNLRHALLLTPLVFAANSHAASFDCAGASSPVEKAICADPYTSSLDEKLGKLWTTTLAQVADPQALKADQRLWLKKRNQCAANGSCLRREYLMRLKALEYVTKPFSWDATWKIIPWGVSSAAEITTRRLDATHIAFDISASNGGNSGDMDGVATIDGDVAHFEGGSCTLKFSAFNGLLDVDSDGGDGACGGGMGVYYGGRYVASEQPIAIEYDLLSLGVVHTQQEDQTLRTLLKSDYQTLLQNSGSMATGENSIDVPEGEVNELWLRGLATSNAAILMSAPGGRIWLVLLVFDEQRKVRARYYTNVPKWKTQVPDVLLAWRERLAGNTTLPLDLMP encoded by the coding sequence ATGCTCGCTTTCAATCTCCGTCACGCCTTGCTGCTGACGCCCCTCGTTTTTGCTGCCAACTCCCACGCTGCCAGTTTCGACTGCGCCGGCGCTTCCAGTCCGGTTGAAAAAGCCATTTGTGCGGATCCGTATACCTCGAGTCTTGATGAGAAACTCGGGAAGCTCTGGACGACAACGCTGGCGCAGGTGGCTGACCCGCAAGCGCTCAAGGCTGATCAGCGTTTGTGGTTGAAAAAACGCAATCAATGCGCCGCTAATGGCTCCTGTCTGCGTCGTGAATACCTGATGCGTCTGAAAGCGCTTGAATACGTGACCAAGCCGTTCAGTTGGGATGCCACCTGGAAGATAATCCCGTGGGGAGTTTCATCGGCGGCAGAGATAACAACCAGGCGTCTGGACGCCACTCATATTGCTTTTGATATTTCTGCGTCGAATGGTGGCAATTCTGGAGACATGGACGGTGTGGCCACAATCGACGGTGACGTAGCGCATTTCGAAGGAGGGAGCTGTACCCTGAAGTTCAGTGCGTTCAACGGTTTGCTGGATGTCGATTCGGATGGCGGTGACGGAGCGTGTGGTGGCGGAATGGGCGTTTACTATGGCGGTCGGTATGTGGCATCTGAACAACCGATCGCGATTGAATACGACTTGCTGAGCCTTGGCGTAGTTCATACGCAGCAAGAAGACCAGACGTTACGCACGTTGCTCAAAAGTGACTATCAAACGCTGCTACAAAATAGTGGCTCGATGGCAACGGGTGAGAACTCTATTGATGTGCCGGAGGGGGAAGTCAATGAGCTCTGGTTGCGAGGCCTGGCTACCAGCAATGCGGCGATTCTGATGAGCGCGCCGGGAGGCCGAATCTGGCTGGTGCTATTGGTTTTCGATGAACAACGTAAAGTCAGGGCGCGGTATTACACCAATGTTCCCAAATGGAAAACCCAAGTGCCTGATGTGCTGTTGGCGTGGCGTGAACGCTTGGCGGGGAATACAACATTGCCTTTGGACCTGATGCCCTGA
- a CDS encoding cysteine hydrolase family protein — MTTALLIIDVQRALCTGEYECHDIKRVIDTINGLSARARKAGVTVVLIQHNEKDSPLTYGAEGWQLADGLNTAPSDLHVDKTANDSFYQTNLQKLIPREDFDRLVICGLQTDYCVNATVRQAHQLGYDVELAADAHSTVDNGNMSAEDIIAEHNKDWAHLTGSVARIDVKPAAGIAF; from the coding sequence ATGACCACCGCATTGCTGATCATCGATGTCCAGCGCGCCCTGTGCACAGGCGAATACGAGTGTCACGACATCAAACGGGTGATCGACACCATCAACGGCCTCAGCGCCCGGGCGCGCAAGGCTGGCGTCACAGTCGTGCTGATCCAGCATAACGAGAAGGACAGCCCGCTCACCTACGGCGCCGAGGGCTGGCAACTGGCCGATGGCCTGAATACCGCACCGAGTGACCTGCACGTCGACAAGACCGCCAACGACTCGTTCTACCAGACCAACCTGCAAAAGCTGATCCCCCGGGAAGACTTCGACCGTCTGGTGATCTGCGGTCTGCAGACCGATTACTGCGTCAACGCCACCGTACGCCAGGCCCATCAACTGGGCTACGACGTGGAGCTGGCCGCCGACGCGCATTCCACCGTCGACAACGGCAACATGAGCGCCGAAGACATCATCGCCGAACACAACAAGGACTGGGCGCACCTGACCGGTTCGGTGGCGCGGATTGATGTGAAACCGGCGGCCGGGATCGCGTTCTGA
- the ggt gene encoding gamma-glutamyltransferase, with protein sequence MKYEPFAKSLIATSLALSCLMAHAASVAPVAAENGMVVTAQHLATHVGVDVLKSGGNAVDAAVAVGYALAVVYPAAGNLGGGGFMTIQLADGRKTFLDFREKAPLAATANMYLDKDGNVIPDLSTRGHLAVGVPGTVSGMELALTKYGTKPRKDMIAPAIKLAEEGFELEQGDVDLLDYATDVFKKDMKDSGSIFLHNGEPMQVGQKLVQKDLGKTLRTISEKGADGFYKGWVADAIVTSSQANKGIITQADLDKYKTRELAPVECDYRGYHVVSAPPPSSGGVVICQIMNILEGYPMKDLGFHSAQGMHYQIEAMRHAYVDRNSYLGDPDFVKNPIEHLLDKNYATKLRNAIQPQKAGVSAELKPGVAPHEGSNTTHYSIVDKWGNAVSVTYTLNDWFGAGVMASKTGVILNDEMDDFTSKVGVPNMYGLVQGEANAIAPGKAPLSSMSPTIVTKDGKVVMVVGTPGGSRIITATLLTMLNVIDYGMGLQEAVDAPRFHQQWMPEQTNLEDYAASPDTRKILESWGHKFAGPQDANHIAAILVGAPSLGGKPVGKNRFYGANDPRRNTGLSLGY encoded by the coding sequence ATGAAGTACGAACCTTTTGCCAAATCGCTGATTGCGACCTCATTGGCGCTCAGCTGCCTCATGGCCCATGCCGCCTCGGTTGCCCCGGTCGCAGCCGAAAACGGCATGGTGGTCACCGCCCAGCACCTGGCCACCCACGTGGGTGTCGATGTCTTGAAAAGTGGCGGCAACGCGGTGGATGCGGCGGTCGCCGTAGGCTACGCACTGGCGGTGGTTTACCCGGCGGCGGGCAACCTCGGTGGTGGTGGTTTCATGACCATTCAACTGGCGGACGGACGCAAGACCTTCCTCGACTTCCGGGAAAAAGCCCCACTGGCCGCGACAGCCAATATGTACCTCGACAAGGACGGCAACGTCATTCCTGATCTGAGTACCCGTGGCCACCTTGCGGTGGGCGTTCCGGGCACTGTCTCCGGCATGGAACTGGCACTGACCAAGTACGGCACCAAGCCGCGCAAGGACATGATTGCGCCAGCCATCAAGCTGGCGGAAGAAGGCTTCGAGCTGGAGCAGGGCGACGTCGATCTGCTGGACTACGCCACCGACGTGTTCAAGAAGGACATGAAAGATTCCGGCTCGATCTTCCTCCACAACGGCGAGCCGATGCAGGTCGGGCAGAAACTGGTGCAGAAGGATCTCGGCAAAACCCTGCGCACCATCTCGGAGAAAGGTGCGGACGGTTTCTATAAAGGCTGGGTGGCCGACGCCATCGTCACCTCCAGTCAGGCCAACAAGGGCATCATCACCCAGGCCGACCTCGATAAATACAAGACCCGCGAACTGGCTCCGGTGGAGTGCGACTATCGCGGCTACCACGTGGTGTCGGCGCCGCCGCCAAGCTCTGGCGGGGTGGTGATCTGCCAGATCATGAACATCCTCGAAGGCTATCCGATGAAGGATCTGGGCTTCCATTCGGCCCAGGGCATGCACTATCAGATCGAGGCGATGCGCCACGCGTATGTGGATCGCAACAGCTATCTGGGCGACCCGGATTTCGTGAAGAACCCGATCGAGCACCTGCTGGACAAGAACTACGCGACCAAGCTTCGCAACGCGATCCAGCCGCAGAAGGCCGGTGTTTCGGCTGAGCTGAAACCTGGCGTTGCGCCGCACGAAGGCAGCAACACCACGCACTATTCGATAGTCGACAAGTGGGGCAACGCGGTGTCCGTCACCTACACCCTCAACGACTGGTTCGGCGCAGGCGTGATGGCGAGCAAGACCGGGGTGATCCTCAACGATGAAATGGATGACTTCACCTCGAAAGTCGGCGTGCCGAACATGTACGGCCTGGTGCAGGGTGAAGCCAACGCCATCGCGCCCGGCAAGGCGCCACTGTCGTCGATGAGCCCGACCATCGTCACCAAGGATGGCAAGGTGGTGATGGTGGTGGGCACGCCGGGCGGCAGCCGCATCATCACCGCGACGCTGCTGACCATGCTCAACGTTATCGACTATGGCATGGGCCTGCAGGAAGCGGTCGATGCGCCGCGTTTCCACCAGCAGTGGATGCCGGAGCAGACCAACCTCGAAGACTACGCCGCCAGCCCTGACACGAGGAAGATTCTCGAGAGCTGGGGCCACAAGTTTGCGGGCCCGCAGGACGCCAACCACATCGCCGCGATCTTGGTCGGAGCGCCGTCGCTGGGCGGTAAACCGGTGGGCAAGAACCGCTTCTACGGCGCCAACGATCCACGGCGCAACACCGGGTTGTCTTTGGGTTACTGA
- a CDS encoding methylated-DNA--[protein]-cysteine S-methyltransferase, with product MAYTFITLPSPVGELKLVANGSRLAAILWENDKPNRVRLGPMTEAADNPVLVKTARQLEEYFAGTRNAFDLELDFAGTAFQKKVWAALLTIPFGETRTYSQIAQQIGHPSAVRAVGAANGRNPISIIAPCHRVIGASGKLTGFAGGLEAKERLLTLEGGQWSDIGKTGELF from the coding sequence ATGGCCTACACGTTCATCACCCTGCCCTCGCCCGTCGGCGAGTTGAAGCTGGTCGCGAACGGCTCACGACTGGCCGCCATCCTCTGGGAAAACGATAAACCGAACCGGGTGCGCCTCGGGCCGATGACCGAAGCAGCCGACAACCCGGTACTGGTGAAAACCGCGCGACAACTGGAAGAATATTTTGCAGGAACGCGAAATGCGTTCGATCTGGAACTGGACTTTGCCGGCACCGCGTTCCAGAAAAAGGTCTGGGCCGCGTTGCTGACCATTCCGTTCGGCGAGACCCGCACCTACAGCCAGATTGCCCAACAGATCGGCCATCCCAGCGCGGTACGTGCCGTCGGCGCGGCGAACGGCAGAAACCCGATTTCGATCATCGCGCCCTGCCACCGGGTGATTGGTGCCTCGGGAAAACTGACCGGGTTTGCCGGCGGCCTTGAGGCCAAGGAGCGCTTGCTGACACTGGAAGGTGGCCAGTGGTCAGACATCGGCAAAACCGGCGAGCTGTTTTAG
- a CDS encoding NUDIX domain-containing protein codes for MPNTAERINIIDTQVLSHDWYLLKKITFDYLRNNGEWQRQTREVYDRGNGAAILLFNREKRTVVLTRQFRLPVFVNGHDGLLIEVAAGLLEGAAPEQRIRDEAEEETGYRVHDVRKVFEAYMSPGSVTEKLHFFVAEYDAASKVSDGGGLEEETEELEVLEWRFDDALAAFHRGEICDAKTIMLLQYAAMNNFFDA; via the coding sequence ATGCCCAACACCGCCGAGCGGATCAACATCATCGACACTCAGGTGTTGTCCCACGACTGGTATCTGCTGAAGAAAATCACCTTCGACTACCTGCGCAACAACGGTGAATGGCAGCGCCAGACCCGCGAAGTCTATGACCGTGGCAATGGTGCGGCGATTCTGTTGTTCAACCGTGAGAAGCGCACGGTGGTACTGACTCGCCAGTTCCGCTTGCCGGTGTTCGTCAACGGTCATGACGGTCTGCTGATCGAGGTGGCTGCCGGGTTGCTGGAAGGCGCGGCACCGGAGCAGCGTATCCGCGACGAGGCCGAGGAAGAAACCGGTTACCGCGTGCACGATGTGAGGAAGGTGTTCGAGGCTTACATGAGCCCGGGCTCGGTGACCGAGAAGCTGCACTTCTTCGTTGCCGAATACGACGCGGCGTCAAAGGTCAGCGACGGTGGTGGCCTGGAGGAGGAAACCGAGGAACTGGAGGTTCTGGAGTGGCGTTTCGACGATGCACTGGCAGCGTTTCATCGTGGCGAGATCTGCGATGCCAAGACCATCATGTTGCTGCAATACGCCGCCATGAATAACTTTTTCGACGCCTAA